A genomic stretch from Lathyrus oleraceus cultivar Zhongwan6 chromosome 2, CAAS_Psat_ZW6_1.0, whole genome shotgun sequence includes:
- the LOC127123557 gene encoding uncharacterized protein LOC127123557, translating to MDFGRKKTQKYTFKSPKLEDLRKLGSLVVDTEAFSKRYGHLLSLLKINMADGLLSTLIQFYDPMYHCFTFPDYQLMPTLEEYSHLIGVPISSQAPFSGLEEDPKNQDIAKATHLKISEIKDHMTTKGKMLGLTAKFLMNKAQYFARMRSVDAFEAVFALLIYGLFLFPSFDDFVAMDAIKIFLIGNPVPTLLADAYHSVHMRNSYSGGMITCCVPMLYKWFISHLPRSHAFWDLKDGLLWSQKIMSLTHSDIVWYSRDYDGVSIIDSCGEFSNVPLLGTKGGISYNPILDRRQLGYPMRDKPKNIHLEGLFFKECEDCKALKEKIVHAWRHVHKLEKKVLGKTNCVSLEPYLKWVQDRAISLKMPYPRQEPLPLADKEPTYIFMTDAEKLKIALTKAHRERDAWKNKYQIIKNEDEELQRQLKMKNEEELSNKKRKVQEDLFSYGVQSNTPWKLIVDKLVLEKAEMEEQIKKLNLRLLGESP from the coding sequence ATGGATTTTGGAAGGAAAAAGACTCAAAAGTACACTTTCAAGAGTCCTAAGTTAGAAGACCTAAGGAAATTGGGATCTTTGGTTGTCGACACAGAGGCTTTCAGTAAAAGATATGGACATTTGCTCTCTCTTTTGAAGATCAACATGGCAGATGGACTTCTTTCTACTTTGATTCAGTTTTATGATCCCATGTATCACTGTTTCACTTTCCCCGACTATCAGCTTATGCCAACACTTGAAGAATACTCTCATCTGATTGGTGTTCCTATTTCTAGTCAAGCTCCATTTTCTGGTTTGGAGGAAGATCCCAAAAATCAAGACATTGCAAAGGCTACTCACTTGAAAATATCAGAGATCAAGGATCACATGACCACAAAAGGAAAAATGCTTGGTTTGACAGCTAAGTTTCTAATGAACAAAGCTCAGTATTTTGCTAGAATGAGGAGTGTGGATGCTTTTGAGGCTGTTTTTGCTCTACTTATCTATGGATTGTTCCTATTTCCTAGTTTTGATGACTTTGTTGCCATGGATGCCATCAAGATCTTCTTAAtaggaaatccagttcctacttTGCTTGCTGATGCATATCATTCTGTTCATATGAGGAATTCTTATAGTGGAGGAATGATTACATGTTGTGTGCCtatgttgtacaagtggtttatttctcatTTGCCTAGGTCTCATGCTTTTTGGGATCTAAAGGATGGTCTTTTATGGTCACAGAAGATTATGTCTCTCACACATTCAGATATTGTTTGGTATAGTCGTGACTATGATGGAGTTAGTATCATTGATAGTTGTGGAGAATTttctaatgtacctcttcttggtacaaaagGGGGCATCAGTTACAACCCAATCCTAGATCGGCGTCAACTCGGTTATCCAATGAGAGATAAGCCAAAGAATATTCACTTGGAGGGTTTGTTCTTTAAGGAATGTGAAGATTGCAAAGCGCTCAAAGAGAAGATTGTGCACGCTTGGCGCCATGTTCATAAGTTAGAAAAGAAAGTCTTAGGGAAGACAAATTGTGTATCCTTAGAACCTTATCTTAAATGGGTGCAAGATAGGGCCATCAGCTTGAAAATGCCTTATCCTCGCCAAGAGCCTTTGCCTTTAGCTGACAAAGAACCTACCTATATCTTCATGACTGATGCAGAGAAGTTGAAGATTGCTTTGACCAAAGCGCATCGAGAAAGGGACGCTTGGAAGAACAAGTATCAAATCATCAAAAATGAGGATGAAGAACTTCAAAGGCAGTTGAAGATGAAGAATGAAGAAGAGCTCTCCAACAAGAAGAGAAaggtgcaagaggatttattttcctatgGCGTTCAGTCAAATACTCCTTGGAAGTTGATCGTGGACAAGCTTGTGCTCGAGAAGGCTGAGATGGAAGAACAAATTAAGAAGCTCAACTTGAGGCTACTAGGGGAATCTCCTTAG
- the LOC127123556 gene encoding uncharacterized protein LOC127123556, with product MAEQEQEMERVNEELTDLRGNIGQIMEMLQVIRAKMDTQPTIVSEIVNPVITPQSTVTTPATWPPFGLPYGFVPPPQGQSTQHTVPLTTEVNQVIPTFAPTAMHTRVQPYFDDHQQVYDIPDMSEEGDERHEKLRENVETIEKRLRAMEGDQIFGAAAREMCLVSGLVIPAKFKIPNLDQYEGATCPKSHLIMYYRKMAAHVDNDKLMIHCFQDSLKGASSKWYLTLDQTRIRCFQDLSDAFIKQYKYNMDLAPDRRQLLSMSQKDSESFKEYAQRWRETASQVEPPLTEKELADWFVDTVRPEFFERMVGSVTASFSDLVAVGIKVELGLKNGKMIISASNSNNNNNTKKLSSSFHKKKEGETNAVMGSRRKNQPWKKQQYFAQQHYVQQPQFSQQPYVAAIAPTFNQQVPMHQSTQVAPIFQTTPNVPTYQQAPNVPTYQQAPNAPAYQQRTPAPRQNAPFQNRRQGGKPPIPQIPMSYTELYPSLLKKGLVVPRPLGPPPDPLPPYYNPNAHCLFHEGAPGHDLEGCYALKHIVRELIEKKILSFGDTSPNVKNNPLPAHGSVNAIDDEPNEGLILDATKIKTPLRDFHAKLVEAGLLKICHKSCEECTIGPKGCEMVRKDIQELINQGVLQVSSRMKKNEVAVIEPIFNLPELSTTTPIFNIPEPIFNVLDSTVVQPIFNIPESVEPIFNMPNPVVVQRPRSFPFENTKAVPWKYDTSVVNQRSDKEGHKEGLSIASTDIAVGSRMTRSGRIYTPQVNLAPPNPPKETTTTVTGKGKEVITIDEDAEFLRIIKKSDYKIIDQLHQTPSKISILSLLMSSPAHRSALQKLLAQAHVTHDITIDQFDGVIANITACNHLSFSREDLTKDGQDHNRALHISVKCQEDTLARVLVDTGSSLNVLPKRTLAKLAYQGTEMRPSALIVKAFDGSRRTVIGEVELPILIGPHVFEITFQVMDINPNYSCLLGRPWIHAAGAVTSTLHQKMKFVIGDKLVIVSGEEDLMVSHLSSFSYIETDEDALETSFQALEIANAVLIEVEEPKEKGIPSFASWKKARSTIEEGSPEGWGDVIDVKLKLDRCGLGYKPTNVKKEASTSIEGRPKTIQEVFVNTGYQVNAIDEYLEDEDLSNLVYQSDVALNNWKAIEIPEMFPLSKIKENHVESNDSTFPLNFDSPIYQAEEEGEEDCDVPDELARLVEYEYTDIQPRQEQVETINLGTEEAKKEVKIGTTLGADIKERLVKLLQEYVDVFAWSYQDMPGLDTDIVVHKLPLRPDCPPVKQKLRRTRPDMALKIREEVKRQFDAGFLAVAKSGKLLGFIVSQRGIEVDPDKVRAIQDMPAPQTEKQDQAIEWNSDCQQAFEKIKGYLQEPPILIPPIPGKPLFMYLTVLEGSMGCKKLVVL from the exons ATGGCCGAGCAAGAGCAAGAGATGGAAAGAGTGAATGAAGAGCTTACAGATCTACGTGGGAATATAGGTCAAATCATGGAGATGTTGCAAGTAATACGTGCAAAGATGGATACTCAACCCACAATTGTTTCTGAGATCGTCAATCCGGTGATTACTCCTCAGTCAACAGTTACTACTCCAGCAACTTGGCCTCCCTTTGGTCTTCCTTATGGTTTTGTGCCTCCTCCTCAAGGACAGTCCACTCAACACACAGTCCCATTAACTACTGAAGTTAATCAAGTGATTCCTACTTTTGCACCCACTGCCATGCACACTCGAGTTCAACCGTACTTCGATGATCATCAACAAGTGTATGATATACCTGATATGTCTGAAGAAGGTGATGAAAGACATGAAAAGCTGAGAGAAAATGTTGAAACCATTGAGAAAAGGCTGAGAGCAATGGAAGGTGATCAGATCTTTGGTGCTGCTGCCAGAGAAATGTGTCTTGTATCTGGATTAGTGATCCCCGCAAAATTCAAGATACCCAACCTTGATCAATATGAAGGAGCTACTTGTCCCAAAAGTCACCTCATCATGTATTATAGAAAGATGGCAGCTCACGTGGACAATGACAAACTCATGATCcactgtttccaagacagtttgaaAGGTGCCTCTTCCAAATGGTACTTAACCCTTGATCAGACTCGCATCCGTTGTTTCCAAGATTTGTCTGATGCTTTCAtcaaacaatacaagtacaacatggatcTAGCCCCCGATAGAAGGCAATTGTTGAGCATGTCCCAAAAGGATTCTGAATcctttaaagaatatgcacaaaggtggagagagaCTGCATCTCAAGTGGAACCTCCATTAACAGAAAAAGAATTGGCAGATTGGTTCGTCGACACAGTGCGACCAGAATTTTTTGAAAGGATGGTGGGAAGCGTGACTGCAAGTTTTTCTGACTTGGTGGCCGTGGGTATCAAAGTGGAACTTGGCTTAAAAAATGGCAAGATGATTATTTCAGCTAGTAATTccaacaataacaacaataccaagAAATTATCTAGTAGTTTCCATAAGAAAAAGGAAGGAGAAACAAATGCAGTGATGGGTAGTAGAAGAAAGAATCAGCCTTGGAAAAAGCAACAATATTTTGCTCAACAACATtatgttcaacaaccacaatttTCTCAACAGCCGTATGTAGCAGCTATTGCACCAACTTTCAATCAGCAAGTCCCAATGCATCAGTCGACTCAAGTAGCTCCGATCTTTCAAACAACACCCAACGTTCCAACTTATCAACAAGCGCCCAACGTTCCAACTTATCAACAAGCGCCCAACGCTCCAGCTTATCAACAAAGGACTCCAGCTCCGCGCCAAAATGCTCCATTCCAAAATAGAAGACAAGGTGGAAAACCTCCGATTCCTCAAATTCCTATGTCTTACACTGAATTATATCCGTCATTGTTGAAGAAAGGGTTAGTTGTTCCGAGACCTTTGGGACCTCCACCAGATCCTCTCCCACCATATTACAATCCCAATGCACATTGTCTGTTCCATGAAGGTGCCCCAGGGCATGATTTGGAAGGTTGTTATGCCTTAAAACATATTGTGAGGGAATTGATTGAGAAAAAGATTCTTTCATTTGGGGATACCAGTCCAAATGTCAAAAACAATCCTCTGCCTGCCCATGGGTCTGTCAATGCTATTGATGATGAGCCTAATGAAGGTCTGATTCTTGATGCAACCAAAATCAAGACTCCTCTCAGAGATTTTCATGCAAAGTTAGTGGAGGCAGGTTTATTGAAAATTTGCCATAAGAGTTGTGAAGAATGTACTATTGGTCCTAAAGGATGTGAAATGGTCCGAAAGGATATTCAAGAATTGATTAACCAAGGTGTGTTGCAAGTAAGCAGTCGTATGAAAAAGAATGAGGTAGCAGTGATTGAACCCATCTTCAATCTACCTGAGTTAAGTACTACAACACCAATCTTCAACATTCCAGAGCCAATATTCAACGTTCTAGATTCTACTGTTGTTCAGCCAATTTTCAACATTCCAGAATCAGTTGAACCAATCTTCAATATGCCTAATCCAGTGGTTGTCCAAAGGCCTAGATCTTTTCCTTTTGAGAATACTAAAGCAGTTCCTTGGAAGTATGATACATCTGTGGTTAACCAAAGGTCTGACAAAGAAGGTCATAAAGAAGGTCTGAGTATTGCAAGCACTGATATAGCAGTGGGAAGTAGAATGACCCGCAGTGGTCGCATTTATACCCCTCAGGTCAACTTGGCTCCACCAAATCCACCGAAAGAAACCACCACTACTGTTACCGGCAAAGGCAAAGAGGTAATCACAATTGATGAAGACGCTGAATTTCTGAggattatcaagaagagtgattacaagattaTTGATCAGCTGCATCAAACTCCTTCAAAGATATCCATTTTGTCTCTTCTCATGAGCTCTCCAGCTCATAGGAGTGCCTTGCAGAAATTGTTAGCTCAGGCTCATGTCACTCACGACATTACTATTGATCAATTTGATGGGGTCATTGCCAACATTACAGCATGCAACCATCTCAGCTTCAGTAGAGAAGATTTGACGAAGGATGGTCAAGACCATAATCGTGCTTTGCACATATCTGTGAAATGCCAAGAAGATACCCTAGCAAGAGTCCTTGTGGACACTGGCTCCTCTCTGAATGTTTTACCTAAGAGGACACTGGCTAAGTTGGCATATCAAGGGACTGAGATGAGGCCAAGCGCATTGATTGTCAAGGCATTTGATGGATCGAGGAGGACCGTCATAGGGGAGGTGGAGCTGCCAATATTAATTGGTCCACATGTATTTGAaattacctttcaggttatggacaTCAACCCAAAttatagttgtttgcttggaAGACCGTGGATTCATGCCGCTGGGGCCGTGACTTCCACCTTGCACCAAAAAATGAAATTTGTTATTGGTGATAAGCTGGTGATTGTGTCAGGTGAGGAAGATCTTATGGTAAGCCACCTCTCTTCGTTCAGTTACATTGAGACTGATGAGGAtgctttggaaacttctttccaagctcttgaaatagccaaCGCTGTCCTTATAGAAGTCGAAGAACCAAAGGAGAAGGGTATTCCATCTTTTGCATCATGGAAGAAAGCAAGATCAACCATCGAGGAAGGAAGTCCCGAAGGTTGGGGAGATGTTATTGATGTCAAACTAAAGCTAGACCGTTGTGGGTTGGGTTACAAACCAACCAATGTCAAGAAGGAAGCATCAACCTCCATCGAAGGACGTCCGAAGACTATCCAAGAAGTGTTCGTCAACACTGGATATCAAGTCAATGCTATTGATGAATATCTTGAAGATGAAGATTTGAGCAACCTGGTGTACCAATCTGATGTGGCTTTGAACAATTGGAAGGCGATTGAAATCCCAGAGATGtttcctttgtcaaa AATAAAAGAAAACCATGTTGAATCCAATGACTCTACTTTCCCTCTTAACTTTGATTCaccaatctaccaagctgaagaagagggtgaggaagattgtgatgTTCCCGACGAACTGGCAAGATTGGTTGAGTACGAGTACACAGATATCCAACCACGTCAAGAGCAGGTAGagacaatcaaccttggcaccgaGGAAGCAAAGAAAGAGGTCAAGATTGGTACAACACTTGGGGCAGACATCAAAGAAAGATTGGTCAAGCTTttacaagaatatgtggatgtgtttgcatggtcgtatcaagatatgcccgGTTTAGACACAGACATTGTCGTTCACAAATTACCACTCCGACCAGATTGTCCACCAGTAAAACAAAAACtccgaagaacaagaccagaCATGGCTTTGAAGATTCGAGAAGAGGTCAAAAGACAGTTTGATGCTGGCTTCCttgcagttgcaaa ATCAGGGAAGTTacttggtttcattgttagtcaacgaggaattgaagtagatccagATAAGGTCAGAGCGATACAAGACATGCCAGCTCCACAAACTGAaaagcaa GATCAAGCAAttgaatggaattctgattgtCAGCAAGCTTTTGAGAAGATTAAAGGTTATCTGCAAGAACCTCCTATCTTGATTCCACCCATTCCAGGGAAGCCTCTCTtcatgtacttaactgtgctCGAAGGATCCATGGGTTGT aaaaaacttgttgtgctttag